CATGAAGGTATTCGCTACTGGAATATTCAACTGGGCGGCAAATTCCGTCACTGCTTCACTAGCATTTGCTCGGATAGCTCCGTTCCCCACCATAATTAACGGATTCGCTGCCTGAGAGATCGCTGCTGCTGCCTCAGTAATACTTTGGAAGGCTGCATAGGTTTTTTCTAATCTGTCTTTGTTCAGCGGACTGCCAACAGCTGACATGGCGGCAATATTTTCGGGCAAATCGATGTGAACCGCGCCTGGTTTTTCACTTTGCGACAGCTTAAACGCCTTACGGACAATTTCCGGAGTATTGCTAGGTCGAACAATCTGAGTACTCCACTTCGTCACTGGCGCAAACATCGCCACCAGATCCAAATACTGATGGGATTCAATATGCATTTGATCGGTTCCCACCTGTCCCGTAATTGCCACTAAGGGAGCGCCGTCTAGGTTAGCATCCGCCACCCCAGTCATCAAGTTAGTCGCACCCGGTCCCAATGTGGAAAGGCATACCCCTGCTTTTCCAGTCAAGCGTCCATAAACGTCAGCCATGAAAGCTGCGCCCTGCTCATGCCGTGTGGTAATAAATTGAATCGAAGAATGCTTGAGCGCTTCTAGAACGTGCAAGTTTTCTTCCCCTGGTAGACCAAAGACGTATCGTACGCCTTCATTTTCCAAACAACGTACCAACAGTTCCGCCGTATTCATTTACTTCTCTCCTTTAGAAGGGCTGGGGATTAAGATTTTACTAACCCCTAACCCCTAACCCCTAACCCCTACTTCACCCACACTGTTTTAACATTGACAAACTCATGGATGCCTTGGATGCTCAGTTCTCTTCCATATCCAGACCGCTTGACTCCGCCAAAGGGGAGGCGCGGATCAGATTTGACCATACCGTTGATAAATACAGCACCCGCTTCTAGTTCTGAAACAAAGCGATCGCGTTCCTGTTCGTCTGTTGTCCAGGCACTTGCTCCTAATCCAAAGGGTGTAGCATTCGCTAGCTTAATCGCTGCATCAATATCTGTTACCCGGAATAACAGCGCTACTGGGCCAAAAAATTCTTCTTCATCCCCTGGAGTGCCAGGTGGGATATCAGTCAAGATTGTCGGGGGATAAAAATTTCCTGGACGATCTGAGATTGGCTGTCCACCAGCTAGAACTTTTGCCCCACTCTTAACGGTCTCTTTAACTTGATAGTCTAGATCCTGAAGAATGTTGGGGGTTGCAAGTGGTCCCAAATCAGTATCGGGAAGCATTGGATCGCCTACTTTTAGCACCTTAAACTTCTCTACCAATTGTTTTTCAAACCGGTCGGCGACCGCCTCCGCTACAATAAACCGTTTTGCGGCAATGCAAGATTGACCGTTATTCAGCATCCGCGCTGTCACAGCTGTTGCCACAGCTGCCTCTAGATCGGCACTTGGCATCACAATAAACGGATCGCTACCACCCAATTCCAACACAGTTTTTTTAATTTGTTTCCCCGCAGCTGCCGCTAAACTTGCCCCTGCCAGCTCACTTCCTGTCAATGTAGCAGCTTTAACTCTCTCATCTGCAACAATGGCTACAACTCGATCTGAACCTACTAATAAAGTTTGAAATACTCCAGCGGGAAAGCCTGCCTGGGTGAAAATCTCCTCAATTGCCAAAGCACACTGTGGCACATTGGAAGCGTGTTTGAGTAGCCCCACATTTCCTGCCATCAGCGCTGGAGCAGCAAAGCGGAACACTTGCCAGAAGGGGAAATTCCAGGGCATCACCGCTAGAATCGCACCTAATGGTTGGTAGCGGACAAAGCTATGGTTAGCATCTGTTGTGACTGGAACATCAGCCAGGAATTCCGCTGCGTGTTCTGCATAGTAGCGACAAACCAAAGCGCATTTTTCGATCTCTGCGATCGCACCTTTGAGCGGCTTACCCATTTCCAGGGTCATCAGCTTACCAAATTTTTCCTTTTCTCGCTCCAGAATCTCAGCAGTTGCATTCATCCATTGCGAGCGCTGCGCCATTGGTATTTGACGATATTTTTCAAAAGCTTGTTGCGAGAATTCAAGTTTAGCCGAAATCTCTGCATCTGTTAGTGGCTCAAATATCTTGAGCGTTTCCCCGGTTGCGGGATTAATGGTAGCGATCGCCATTGCTTTACCTCCGGTACCAAAACCGATTGGACTAGCTTGCCTAATCTCTAAACTTTACCTAATACACCCCAAATACTTTTATTTTCTAATAACTACCTATTGTCTATTTTCGCGCTTATATACCTTGATCTGCCGCTATCTATGTATAGATGTAATTAATACTTAAGTATTTTTACTTATTGCAACTGCTGCAAAATGATAAAGCGATTGACGAGCAGAAATATTAACTGATTTTTGCTTGTATTATTTGAGCTAAATGATGAAAAAATCCTGGCATTTATTTAGTAAATGCAGTATCGTTAAAAAAGCTTAAATTTTTAAGACGATTTGTAACGATTTGTACAACTTAGGCTCGAAAGCAGGGGTATCTTTACAATAAGTTCAAATTTGCCGCACTTTATTGTCTATTTACTTTACAATTTTTTCAGAAATGGGTTGATTTGGGCTAGAATTACAGCGATATTTAGATTGTCTGGTTATTAAATTGTACCGCTCCCGCTCTTATCCTGACACTAGAGCGCCAGCCTCGACCTAATAGATATAAGCTACGGGCCAGTCCATCGCAAGCGCCGGAAACGCCGTTTGGGGAGTGCCTCGGTCACTCTTGGGGTGAGTGCTACCTCGCCAAGTAATGACTTTCCTAATGGAGGCTAAAATTGGAACTTCTACTTCATAGTAATCAGCCACCTGAGATTACCCAGCCATTAATTTTAGCTGTTGACGATGATGAGGATAACTTACTGCTGCTTACTGAAGTACTCAAGTCACTCGAATGCTCATTCATTACTGCCACACAGGGTCAGACAGCTATAAACTTAGCTCAAGACCATCAGCCATGCTTGATTATTTTAGATGTAATGCTACCCGATTTTAGTGGCGTAGAGGTGGTGCATCAACTTAAGCATAACCCGCAAACCATGACAATTCCAGTCATTGCGGTTACAGCTTTGGCAAGAGAAGAAGACCGCGAGCACCTTCTGCTAGCAGGTTGTGATGATTACCTTAGTAAGCCGTATATGATTGATGAGCTAGAAGCTATCATCCAACGCTATCTACGTTCAACACATTCTCTTACTGCTCTTGTTTAAGGTTGCCATTTAAGCCAGGATCGTCTAGTGCAGGCACAGTGGCTAAAACAGCAACTACACTGGTACGATTCGTATCAAATGCAGAGTCGCTAAGTAGATCGATTACAGGTATCTTAACCACTTCCTCGATTAAAGCTTTCAAATGGGGTTCGAGGGCTTTATGCAGGTTCACCCTTACTTGCTTAGCTATTTCCTGACGATTACTCTTAGCCAGAAATTGCTCTAGTCGGGTAATTGAATCTTCAATAACAATTGTTAACGTTTTATCAACCAACTTGCAGGAAACTTGATGCGGTTGGTGTCCCAAATCAGTGAGGTACAGCAACGTTACACGCTGTGAAAGGTTTTGTTCTAACTGCTCAACAGCCAGTTCTGACGTTTCCTCCATAAAGTATATTTCTCAAAAAGTCGAGTATTATACATAATTTTTTAAACTTTAACAGGGGAAGAACGCGCCTTAAACACTCTAAAGGTATATATCCGTAGTACTACTGATAGGCAACAGAAATGTTATGTCTGCAGTCAAGCAAGGACTACTTTTATCAACAATTTTTTGTTTTTATGCTGAATATTTAGTTATTTAACGATTTCAGGTAAAATTCAAAGAGTTGCTTGCGCCTGCTAGCTTGTTTCGTTCTTTTACACGTATCTCTAAAGGATGGGCAACCTAGAGGAGTAATCACGAGCCAATTCATTACAAGCGCCACATCTGCCGCTTGGAGAATGCCTCGTCGTAGGAGCAACCCTTGTGGTTGCATCTGTTGTAAAGGATAGCTTCGTGCTTCTACGACTTTGCCTCAATCGATATGGATTCATTTGCTTACCCTAACACTTGTAGTCAAAATGACAGGCAGCCTCTCGTTTTAGCCGTCGATGACAATGAAGACAATTTACAGCTACTTACTCAATTGCTAGTGCTAATTGAGTGTTCATTCATTACAGCTACCAATGGTAAGACAACTCTATTGATGGCGCACGATTATCACCCAGATTTAATTTTATTGGATATGATGTTGCCAGACTTAAGCGGTATAGAAGTTGCCTGTAGCCTCAAGCAAGACTCTCAAACAATGGAGATTCCAATTGTTGCTGTCACAGCCATGGCAAGAGGAGAAGATAAAGAGCGCTTTCTATTAGCGGGTTGTGATGACTATATTACAAAGCCTTATGTAATAGATGATTTGGAAACGATTATTCGTAAATATGTTTTTTGAATAAATTATTTATTAATTATCGGATGTTAGATGTTGGGTGTTAGGTGTTAGAAACGAAGTTTGAAATTAGGAATTAATTCTAAATCAAAAATCAAAAATCCAAGACCTAAGACTGCAAGATCCAAGACCCAGCTTTCGACTTTTATGACGGATTGCGGACTCTAGGCAGATCGGCCAAGATAATAACTGTAGCAGTACGACCTGTTTCTAATTTGGCGTTGCTTAATATGTCAATTACGGCTACTCCAACTACTTCCTCAATCAATGCTTTTAGTTGTGGCTGAAGTGCCTCGTCCAACTCTGTTCTTACTTGTTCGGCTAATTCCTCTTGACCACTACTAACTAAAAGTTGCTCTGGTTGGGTAATAGAATCCTCTAAAACAATGGCAATTTTTTCATCAAAAAGTTGACACACTACTCGGCTTGGTTGATGTTCTAGTTGAGTGCGATACAGAGTTTGAATCCGCTGCGATAGGGTTCGTTCTATTTGCCCACGCGTAGGAAAAGATGCGTCCATAACTAATGAAATTCAGCACAAAGAATCTATCTATTGATAGATGATAAATCATCGAGGTATCATTTTGTTAAAGGGAGAAAAAATACTCCTAAAGAGAGATTTTAAGAAGAAGAACTGTAATTAAGGCTACTCTGCTGCTTGAGGATAGATAAGGATTTTATAGGTATCAGGACTAGGAGCGATCGCCTGTTCTACAGCGAGTGATAAATTTTCCAAAGGGTAGCGATCGCTAATCAATGCCTCGACATCAATGCGACGATTAAACACAATATCAACCGCGAGGCTTTGTAGGCGGTAAGACGAACTATAGCTGCCGATTAAATCGATTTCTCGCCGATAAAGGATATTGGGGTTGATCGGAATTTTCACTTCATCAGGAAACTCAGCAAAAAACAGGATTTTGCCACCCTTACGAGTACAATCAAGGGCTTGGAAGAAAGCCTTTTCACTTGGGACAGCTAAAAGAGTGGTATCAACTCCTATCCCATCGGTGAGTGCTTGTACTTTCGTGAGTAAATCGGGGTCACGCGCATCAAAGGCAGCTTCTGCTCCCACACTTAAGGCTTTTTCTATCCGGGAAGGAAGGAGGTCAGTGGCGATCGCTTTAGCACCGAAGTATTTCACCAACATCACGAACATCAAGCCAATTGGTCCAGCACCTGTGACTAGAACCTTTTGTCCAGGGGCGATCTGAGCTTTTTTAACTGCTTTGAGGCAGCAGTTAGTTGGTTCCACGAAACTAGCCTGCTCAAAACTTACTCCAGCTGGGATAGGAATTAGTCCCCCATTGCGGACAATGTGACCGGGAACTTTGACATATTCGGCAAAGCCACCACCACTGGGAGTAAACCCAGCTGTGGTAGAAATGTTTTTGTAGACATCACACATTGAGAAGTTATCGTTGAGACAGTAGCCACAGCGCATACAAGGAATGTGGTGCATTACAACCACCCGCTGTCCTACTTCCCAGCCGGTTACTTGCTCTCCCACCGCTGCAATCACCCCAGCTGTTTCATGTCCAAAGATGCGCGGTGGTTCATAGAGAGGATAACGAATTTTTTTGATATCCGACTGACACAAGCCCACCACGTGTATCTTTACCAGCACCTCGTCTGTTTCTAGGGTTGGTATCGGCAATTCTTCATAACTTAGTTGATTAACGCCTCTAAATACTTGTGCTTTCATAACTACCTCTCGATCGCCTAGCGATATTAGACTTTAGCAGGATCAGGTGCTATATGCAGGGAGTAGGGAGGATCGACAGCATAGGAAAAGAGTCTTAGGATTTAAGCTTCAGGTGGAATGCTAGGAGCCACAAACTCTGGTTGAGATAGGCACAATCAAGGAATAACAATTAATTATAAAAGCTCAGGCAATTCAAAAATGATCGGTCAAATCCTCAAGGGGCAATATCAAATTGTGCAAATTCTCAGTTGCGGCGGTTTCTGTCAGACTTACCTTGCCCAAGACCTCAGCCTCCCAGAGCAACCAACCTGCGTCATCAAACAGCTATTATTGCCTGTCAATCCCCACTCCAGTTCCCTCGCTACCCTCAGGCGCTTATTTACCAGAGAAGCCCAAGCACTAGAAAAACTGGGACACTATCCCCAAGTTCCGCAACTGTTAGCCTATTTTGAAGAAGATCAACAGTTCTACTTAGTTCAAGAATTTATTGCTGGACATCCTTTAACTGCCGAACTTCAACCGGGACAACGCTGGCAAGAAAGCCAGGTAATTGAGCTACTACAAGCAATTTTAAGCATCCTGGAAGTAGTCCACGCTCACGGATTAATCCATCGGGACATCAAACCGAGCAACCTGATGCGCCGCGAGTCAGACAACCAAATTATTCTGATTGACTTTGGTAGTGTCAAGCAAGCCTGGACGCAAGTCGTCACAACTCAAGGACAAACCAATGCTAACTTTGCTGTTGGGATTCCAGCTACACTCGCCATTGGCACCCCAGGGTATATGCCATCAGAACAAGGGCGCGGTAGACCACGACCTAACAGTGATATTTATGCTCTGGGTATGATTGGCATTCAAGCACTGACGGGGCTACATCCAACACAATTACTTGAAGACTCCGAGACTGGAGAGATTATCTGGCAACACTATGCCTATGTGAGTCCAGAATTAGCAAAGGTACTGAACCAAATGGTGCGCTACCACTTCCACGACCGCTACCAATCGGTATCTGAAGTGATGCAAGCACTGCAGCCCCTCGCTGCTGATAACGCACCAAAACGCCAGGAAGCTATACCAGTGCTGCCAGTCCAGCTTGAGCCGGATACAAGGTTAGTATTTGAGAATAATTACATGCCAGCACCTTCTGCCAAGCCAAGTGATGCTGTTCCTAGATGGATGCACAATTCGGCGTTGCTGATAGGGCTAGGAATTGGTGTAACTTCGGCATTAGTTTTGATGTTAAGCAGTTACTACTTTCTCCGTCCACCCACTGAGGTAGAGTCAGCCCCAAACTCCCCAGGAGCAGTCGCCACACCCAGCCTGGCTTTAGCTAATTTAGCACTAGCGCACACCCTGACTGGACATACAGATACAGTTTGGGCGATCGCTGTTAGCGCGGATGGACAAACTCTAGTCAGTAGCAGTGGGGACAAGACAATTAAACTTTGGGATTTAGATACTGAACAACTGCTTCATACCCTCTCCGGACATTCTGATACCGTTAGGTCAATCAGCCTCAGTGCAGATGGGCGAACCCTTGCTAGTGGCAGTGGGGACAAAACAATCAAGCTATGGGATTTACAGACAGGAAAGCTGTTTAACACAATTGCTGGTAATTCCGGTCCAGTTTGGTCTGTTGCCATCAGCAGTGATGGACAAACTCTTGTCAGTGGTGGAGAGGATGGTGCCATCAAGCTTTGGAATCTAGAGACTGGGAAATTGCGCCGTAACCTATTGGCACATTCCGGCAGAGTTTTCTCTGTTGCCCTCAGTCCTGATGGACAGACTTGTGCCACTGCTGGAATTGACAAAACGATCAGAATTTGGAATTTGCAGACTGGCAAACTGTTGCATACACTTGCGGGACATGCTGACGCTGTTAGATCTGTTATCTTTAGCCCAGATGGACAGATGCTAGCCAGTAGTAGTTGGGATAAGACGATCAAGATTTGGAATCCCGAGACAGGGGAACTGTTGCGTACACTTGAGGGGCATAGCGATCGGGTGATATCGGTTACGTTCAGCCAGAATGGACAAACTCTTGCCAGTTCAAGTACCGATCGGACAATCAAAATTTGGGATGTGCAGACAGGAAAATTACTCCGTAACCTCACTGGACATTCCGACTGGGTTATAGCCGTTACTACCAGTCCAGTGGGGCAGACTCTACTTAGTAGCAGCAAGGACAAGACGATCAAGATTTGGCAACAGCACTGAGCACCTGGCGACTGGAAGTCGCGTCTACACAGATAAAACCCGCCTGCGCGGGTTCCAAACCCTTGATTTTCTTTTAGTCCGCGGAGGCGGACTTGGCGTGTATAGCCTCAGAATTCCATTCTGAGGGCAAGGTGCTGCTGAGGAACTACAGAAGCTTCCCTTGAGCTAACTATGGCTTGACACAAGAAAGCTGCTACTTCTGCCCTGGTAGCCTTTTTATTAGGATTAAGAAGCTTGACATCAGGATAGTTGACGACAAGACGTTTTTCAGTTGCCGCTGCTATGCTCTTTTGGGCATAAACTGGAATTGCCCTGGCATCGACAAAATTAGCCTTCAAGGTTGTAGTAACTTCCCTGGTAGGAGAATAATTCAATCCACTAGCCAATGCCACCAATACTTGAGCGCGAGGAATATTTTGGTTGGGCTTGAAGCTATAACCAGGATAGCCTGATAAAAATCGCGTTTGAGTAGCTGCTGTAATCTGGTTGTAAGCCCAGTGATACGTGGGAACATCCACAAAATTAACCGGCTTACGCGTCCGCGCTGCCTTTGGGAAAGCCTGAGCAACTATCGTGGCAAACTCAGCTCGATTCATAGATAAACTGGGTCGGAAACTACCATCTGGGTAGCCGTTAATAATACCTTGTTGTGACAATCGTGTAATACATGGCTTCGCCCAATGACCTTGAACATCGTAGAATGCTGATTGAGCTAATGCTGGCGGTTGTCTTACCAAGGGTGTGACTGCACTAGCGATTATTCCCAATCCAACTAGTAAAGTAGGTATAAACTGACGTTTTTGCAAGCTAGACATTGAAAAGTGGTTACCTCAAAAAACAGATAGCTGTTGGTTCCAAAAGTTTTAATTTTATTAGGATTTTTCACGCTGGTACAAGCAAGGGATGAGCGCTTCGTTAAAAACTGGACTTTGAACAAATCTGTCCAAAGCCCAGTACTCAGGCTCAAGATCGGGATGACTAGATTAATTACTGGAATATTTTCTAGTTTAATTGTGTGCCTTAGCTTATTTATTTAGATAGGTTTTAAAGTCCTTTAGTTTCTCAAACAAAACCCATTTACCGTGGGAGCGTGGCACTCTTAGCAGATATACTGCCCATGAAGATGTTCTAGCCAGGCAGAACAGAACAGTATGAATGAACTAACAGCCGATGTCCTAGTTGTAGGAGGTGGCACCGGAGGCACAGCGGCTGCGATTCAAGCAGCGCGTCGCGGAGCTAAGACTATACTCGTGAGTGAATTTCCCTGGCTAGGCGGGATGTTGACATCAGCTGGAGTGTCTGCCCCCGATGGTAATGAATTGGTTGCCTTTCAGACTGGGCTGTGGGGTGCATTTTTACGGGAATTGCAGGATCGGCAGTTGGGAGGATTAGACAACAGCTGGGTCAGCTTTTTTAGCTTTGATCCTCGCCTTGGTGCTCAGATCTTTGCAGATTGGGTTCAAGCATTGCCGAACCTGCATTGGATTGCTGGGCGAGTAGCGATCGCTGTTTTGCGAGAAGGTGAATGTATTACTGGAGTTCGGTTTGCTGATTTGACAGTCAAAGCCAAAATTACCCTGGACGCTACAGAACTGGGAGATTTACTCGCTTTGGCTGAGGTGCCTTATCGCTGGGGCTGGGAATTGCAATCTGAGTGGGGAGAACCCAGTGCGCCAACTGCCCCTAATACACTTACAGAACAATACCCGGTACAAGCACCTACTTGGGTCGTGATTATGCAAGATTTTGGTGAACCAGTTGCCCCAGAAATCCCTGCTCCCCCAAAAGACGAACCAGCCCAGTTTGCTGGTGCTTGGGATGGTTATGGATCAGAGCAATTCTTGAATTACGGCAGGCTGCCAGGAGGTCTGTTTATGATTAACTGGCCTCAGTGCGGTAATGACTACGGCGAAGGTGCAGGGCGTTTAATTGAATCCGATGCATCGCGGCATCAGTTTCTCCAGGAAGCCCAATGGCATACCCAAAGTTTCGCCCGGTTCATCCAAACTCAATTAGGTCGTCGCTACAGCCTAGCAACTCAAATCTTCCCCTCGCCCCTCGCTGGAGGTGCTTATGCCTTACATCCCTACTATCGAGAAAGCCGCCGCTTAGTGGGACTGACTACAGTGCGGGAGCAAGATATATTGCCAGTGGCTGGGGGTCGGGTTGCACCATTACCAGTGGATGCAGCTGGGTGGGTGGGTGCGATCGCTCTGGGTAATTACGCCAACGATCACCATTATCCAGGCATCGATTTCCCTGTTCAACCAAAATCTATCCGCTGGGGAGGACGGTGGACAGGAACTCCGTTTACCATTCCCTATGGCTGCCTGGTTCCAGTCCAGACAGATGGCTTATTGGTGTGTGAAAAAAATATTTCGGTGTCTCATATTGCCAATGGTGCAACTAGATTACAACCAGTGGTTATGAGTATTGGTCAAGCAGCTGGAATGGCAGCGGCACTGTGTGCATCTAGGGATTGTCAACCCAGAGATTTACCTATGAGAGACTTGCAAGAGGCTTTATTGCAAGACCAGCAATGCCCCAGCGCTATTATCCCGTTGTTTAACTTACCCCCCAACCACCCCGACTGGCTACATTGGCAATGCTATTACCTAGACCACCCAGAGGCTTACCCTCCTAGGGGGAACTGTCCTTGTAATCCTTACCCCTCGCCCCACTCATCGAGAAGCCGCTTGCGCGTCTATGCCTCTCCCCCCTCGCCCTTCACCGGCATTTTCCACTGCCGCAACGAGCAGGATTACACTTTCACTATCACTGAACCAGCTAAACTGCGATCGCAAATTTGGTCACTTGTTACCTTACACTCGCACTTAGACCAGCAACTGCAAATATATCCGAATCACCACTCACTCAAGGTTTATGGTCGCCTGAATCATGTGGGTAATTGGTTGTTAGTGGAGCAGATTGAGAGCGCTGGCTAATCTCACCCCTTAAAAAACCAGTGCCATGCCAACGCCGATAGCACAGCGGCGATCGCACCGATCAAAGTATTCAAAAAATTCACTACTTCATTCGTCAGCCAGCTTACCTTGGCTTGCAATGTTGCACCAATCAAACTTTCTATATTGGTAGCAATAAACGCTGCGAGTATACACCAAACTACCCCTAGCAGGTCAATTAAACCTACGCCCCAACCAACTAGAGCGATCGCAGCTGAAGCCACTACCCCAGCCAGGGTTCCTTCTAGGCTGACCGCTCCTTCTGTTCCACGCGCCACAGGTTGCAAAGTTGTAATTAGAAATGTTCGCTTGCCGTAGGCTTTGCCAACTTCGCTGGCACAGGTATCAGAAAGTTTAGTGGTAAAACTTGCCACGTAGCCCAATAAAAGTAGATATGTAATTAATTCGGTATCCCTATCCAAGACAGGAACAGCCAGCGTTCCCAAAGCACACAGCGTTCCAGTCAGAGCCGAACCCCAGACATTCTCTGGTCCCCGCGCTCCAGATCTCTTCTCGGCAATTCCCTCTGCTTCTTTTTGAGCTAAGCCGATGCGTGTAGCGGCAGAGCCAACTAGAAAATAAAACAATACTACTAAATATCCCCGCCACCCCAAACTACCCCAGATTAGAACACCCAGCAACCAGCCATGGAGCAATCCAGCTGGAGTGAGGAGCTTTTTGGGAGCAATCCAGGCTACACCCAATAAAACTGTATTTAACCCAACAGCAACCAGCCAAGGGTTGAGAAAGGATGAAGGAAAGATGAAGGATGAATTTAGCGCCATTGTGGGTTTGCCAGAATATCAAAAGAGCTAATCCGCGCAAGTAGGTTTTGCTTGTATAACCTTAACTTGTGTCATCCGCCATACTTTGACCTATGAACAAAACTATATTTCATCTTGCCTTTCCCATCACTGACATCGCCCTTGCCAAAGAATACTATGTTGATGGCTTGGGCTGTGTCCCTGGTCGTGAAAACAAACATGCCCTGATTCTCAATTTGTATGGTCATCAGTTGGTTGCTCATATTACTAAACAACCTCTCACACCCCAAGCGGGGATTTACCCCAGACACTTTGGATTAATTTTTATCACCCAAAGCGATTGGGAAAACTTGCTAGAGCGATCGCTCCAACGGCAACTATTGTTTAGGGAGGAGGCTAAACTGCGATTTCCTGGTTCGCTCTTGGAACATCGCACGTTCTTTTTAGAAGATCCGTTTTATAACTTGATGGAGTTTAAGTATTACCGTCACGCTGAGGCAATTTTTGGTGATTACGATTATGCCCAAATTGGTGACACTCCAAAATAGCAGTCCTCTGTGCTTTGCATCTTAACGTCCCTAGAGGAATGCCTAAGCCAGGAAGGCGTCCCCTGACTCGACTACAGAACCGTGCATGAATTAATTGGCTGGTTTCACTTCAATTATAGAGTTGAGCTTTGTAAAGATTAGCTCCTGTGAGATCCGCTTCGTGAAGGTTAGCCCCTCTCAAGTCAGCCTTGTGGAGGTTAGCCCCTCTCAGGTTAGCTCCTCTCAGATCGGCACCGCTGAGGTTAGCTTTGCTGAGGTTAGTCCATCGGAAGTCAGCTCTTTTAAGATTAGCCTCGCCTAAGTTAGCCCCAAAGCAATAAGCTTGTATGAGGTGCGTTGCATTAAGATTAGCTTTGGTGAGTATAGCCTTGTAAAGGTAAGCCCCGCCTAATTCAGCTTTGTAAAAGTTAGCACTGCTTAGGTCAGCCTGGCTAAGTTGAGCTGCGGTTAAGTTAGCCTCGCATAGGTTAGTCTTCACTAGCTTTGCTAAATTCAGATCGGCTCCTTTAAGGCTAGCTCCTGTGAGGTCAGTCCCGAGCAAATTAGCTTCTCTAAGATCGGCATTATTGAGATTAGCCCCTATCAGGTTAGCTCCTATCAGGTTGGCGCCCCTTAGCTCAGCATTTGTAAGGTTAGCTTTGGTGAGGTCAGCCAAGCTAAGATTAGCTTCAATGAGTTCAGTTTCGATGAGCTTGGCTTTCTGGAGGTTAGCACCGCTGAGGTTAGCACCGCTCAGGTTGGCAGCAATTAGTAAGGTATTGTATAAATCAGCTTTTTGTAGGTTAGCAGTACTTAGGTTTCTCCCTCTCAGGTTCTCCTCTCGGAGGCTGGCATAGCTTAAGTCAGGTTCTATCTGTGGATTTTCTTTTCTCCAATAGGTCCACCTCACTGCACCTAACTGCAATAGGGCAAGATGCTCTGTATTTGCCATTAGCAGTTTTCCTTATTCATAACGCTTAGTAGGAGAATTTTCACGACCCACCACATTTTCAATTGCTGTCAGTACTGCTCTAGAAGCTGCCAAAATATTCCTTTCTTCTCCACCTAGATAGAGCCTTCCAAAACTGCCGACTGCCTGAACGTCAAGTATGTTAATTAAAGCAGCTTTCTCCGCCTCATTTGCAGCTAGAGCAGCATAAGCAGCAGGCTGAACTTCTAACACATAAAGTGTTTGCCCTGCTAAAATCATCTGTCCCTTACGGGTGCGATTTATTAGT
This window of the Chroococcidiopsis sp. CCMEE 29 genome carries:
- a CDS encoding serine/threonine-protein kinase — its product is MIGQILKGQYQIVQILSCGGFCQTYLAQDLSLPEQPTCVIKQLLLPVNPHSSSLATLRRLFTREAQALEKLGHYPQVPQLLAYFEEDQQFYLVQEFIAGHPLTAELQPGQRWQESQVIELLQAILSILEVVHAHGLIHRDIKPSNLMRRESDNQIILIDFGSVKQAWTQVVTTQGQTNANFAVGIPATLAIGTPGYMPSEQGRGRPRPNSDIYALGMIGIQALTGLHPTQLLEDSETGEIIWQHYAYVSPELAKVLNQMVRYHFHDRYQSVSEVMQALQPLAADNAPKRQEAIPVLPVQLEPDTRLVFENNYMPAPSAKPSDAVPRWMHNSALLIGLGIGVTSALVLMLSSYYFLRPPTEVESAPNSPGAVATPSLALANLALAHTLTGHTDTVWAIAVSADGQTLVSSSGDKTIKLWDLDTEQLLHTLSGHSDTVRSISLSADGRTLASGSGDKTIKLWDLQTGKLFNTIAGNSGPVWSVAISSDGQTLVSGGEDGAIKLWNLETGKLRRNLLAHSGRVFSVALSPDGQTCATAGIDKTIRIWNLQTGKLLHTLAGHADAVRSVIFSPDGQMLASSSWDKTIKIWNPETGELLRTLEGHSDRVISVTFSQNGQTLASSSTDRTIKIWDVQTGKLLRNLTGHSDWVIAVTTSPVGQTLLSSSKDKTIKIWQQH
- a CDS encoding S-layer homology domain-containing protein gives rise to the protein MSSLQKRQFIPTLLVGLGIIASAVTPLVRQPPALAQSAFYDVQGHWAKPCITRLSQQGIINGYPDGSFRPSLSMNRAEFATIVAQAFPKAARTRKPVNFVDVPTYHWAYNQITAATQTRFLSGYPGYSFKPNQNIPRAQVLVALASGLNYSPTREVTTTLKANFVDARAIPVYAQKSIAAATEKRLVVNYPDVKLLNPNKKATRAEVAAFLCQAIVSSREASVVPQQHLALRMEF
- a CDS encoding FAD-dependent oxidoreductase — encoded protein: MNELTADVLVVGGGTGGTAAAIQAARRGAKTILVSEFPWLGGMLTSAGVSAPDGNELVAFQTGLWGAFLRELQDRQLGGLDNSWVSFFSFDPRLGAQIFADWVQALPNLHWIAGRVAIAVLREGECITGVRFADLTVKAKITLDATELGDLLALAEVPYRWGWELQSEWGEPSAPTAPNTLTEQYPVQAPTWVVIMQDFGEPVAPEIPAPPKDEPAQFAGAWDGYGSEQFLNYGRLPGGLFMINWPQCGNDYGEGAGRLIESDASRHQFLQEAQWHTQSFARFIQTQLGRRYSLATQIFPSPLAGGAYALHPYYRESRRLVGLTTVREQDILPVAGGRVAPLPVDAAGWVGAIALGNYANDHHYPGIDFPVQPKSIRWGGRWTGTPFTIPYGCLVPVQTDGLLVCEKNISVSHIANGATRLQPVVMSIGQAAGMAAALCASRDCQPRDLPMRDLQEALLQDQQCPSAIIPLFNLPPNHPDWLHWQCYYLDHPEAYPPRGNCPCNPYPSPHSSRSRLRVYASPPSPFTGIFHCRNEQDYTFTITEPAKLRSQIWSLVTLHSHLDQQLQIYPNHHSLKVYGRLNHVGNWLLVEQIESAG
- a CDS encoding TIGR00297 family protein, producing the protein MALNSSFIFPSSFLNPWLVAVGLNTVLLGVAWIAPKKLLTPAGLLHGWLLGVLIWGSLGWRGYLVVLFYFLVGSAATRIGLAQKEAEGIAEKRSGARGPENVWGSALTGTLCALGTLAVPVLDRDTELITYLLLLGYVASFTTKLSDTCASEVGKAYGKRTFLITTLQPVARGTEGAVSLEGTLAGVVASAAIALVGWGVGLIDLLGVVWCILAAFIATNIESLIGATLQAKVSWLTNEVVNFLNTLIGAIAAVLSALAWHWFFKG
- a CDS encoding VOC family protein — protein: MNKTIFHLAFPITDIALAKEYYVDGLGCVPGRENKHALILNLYGHQLVAHITKQPLTPQAGIYPRHFGLIFITQSDWENLLERSLQRQLLFREEAKLRFPGSLLEHRTFFLEDPFYNLMEFKYYRHAEAIFGDYDYAQIGDTPK